Proteins encoded in a region of the Ranitomeya imitator isolate aRanImi1 chromosome 9, aRanImi1.pri, whole genome shotgun sequence genome:
- the IL34 gene encoding interleukin-34 isoform X1, translated as MSVSRMAVQRGVVIFLWVLVLVRTAAIQDKCRIIELLSRKLQYENRIMYMRDYFPTDYQLPVKYEEILRCENISSLISKGISVEELRFLWGIVSENVLLSIWHVLPQRHPSCSYINDLKTIFTELHTSNQVRSAADVLSTTRGGRGAQCPGRHRWFTGIERIPHITHQRPKSLETGYTGVWREDRGVWMKRTEESGGRGGQRSVEKEEDRGVWRKRRTEEPGGGGGQRSVEKEEDRGV; from the exons ATGTCGGTGAGCAGGATGGCTGTGCAGAGAGGAGTCGTCATCTTCCTCT GGGTCCTGGTTCTGGTGAGGACGGCCGCGATTCAGGACAAGTGTCGGATCATAGAACTGTTAAGTCGTAAACTCCAGTATGAAAACCGCATCATGTACATG CGTGACTACTTCCCGACAGATTATCAGCTGCCTGTGAAGTACGAGGAGATCCTGCGCTGCGAGAACATCAGCAGCCTG ATCAGTAAGGGGATCTCGGTGGAGGAGCTGCGCTTCTTGTGGGGCATCGTCAGTGAGAATGTGCTGCTGAGCATATGGCACGTGCTGCCGCAGAGACATCCCTCCTGCTCCTACATAAACGATCTGAAGACCATATTCACTGAGCTTCACACCAGCAATCAGGTAAGAAGCGCTGCAGATGTTCTCAGCACTACACGAGGGGGAAGGGGAGCACAATGTCCGGGCCGCCACAGATGGTTCACTGGCATAGAAAGGATTCCACACATAACTCACCAGAGACCAAAGAGTCTGGAGACAGGGTACacaggggtctggagggaggacagaggagtctggatgaagaggacagaggagtctggaggaagaggaggacagaggagtgtggagaaagaggaggacagaggagtctggaggaagaggaggacagaggagcctggaggaggaggaggacagaggagtgtggagaaagaggaggacagaggagtctag